A single region of the Hippoglossus hippoglossus isolate fHipHip1 chromosome 17, fHipHip1.pri, whole genome shotgun sequence genome encodes:
- the prkab2 gene encoding 5'-AMP-activated protein kinase subunit beta-2 translates to MGNTSDRVSGDRHGAKSHRSDSSGSHKDHEPSSKMVDSTDDPNIFNTHGPESKASGEKELTPDLDDLVKTGPQSRPTVIRWAGGGKDVYIAGSFNNWNTKIPLNKSHNDFVAILDLPEGEHQYKFFVDGQWVHDPSEPVVTSQLGTINNLIQVKKSDFEVFDALQVDSLECSDTSDLSSSPPGPYGQEQYSFRPEEHFKAPPILPPHLLEVILNKDTNISCDPALLPEPNHVMLNHLYALSIKDGVMVLSATHRYKKKYVTSLLYKPI, encoded by the exons ATGGGCAACACAAGTGACAGGGTGTCTGGAGATCGCCATGGAGCCAAATCCCATCGCTCCGACAGCAGTGGCAGCCACAAAGACCATGAACCCAGCAGCAAGATGGTGGACAGCACAGACGACCCGAACATCTTCAACACCCATGGGCCTGAGTCCAAG GCATCAGGAGAGAAAGAATTGACCCCAGATCTGGATGACCTGGTGAAGACTGGTCCTCAGTCTCGACCCACTGTGATCCGATGGGCAGGGGGAGGGAAGGATGTCTACATAGCTGGTTCCTTTAATAACTGGAACACAAAGATACCGCTAAATAAGAG CCATAATGATTTTGTTGCGATCCTGGACCTGCCTGAAGGAGAACACCAGTACAAGTTTTTCGTAGATGGGCAATGGGTCCATGATCCCTCAGAG CCTGTGGTAACCAGTCAGCTCGGCACCATCAACAACCTGATCCAGGTGAAGAAGTCCGACTTTGAGGTGTTTGACGCCCTGCAGGTTGACTCTCTGGAGTGCTCAGACACATCAG ATCTGTCCAGCTCCCCTCCTGGTCCATACGGACAGGAGCAGTACAGCTTCAGACCAGAGGAGCATTTCAAAGCCCCGCCGattctccctcctcacctccttgAAGTCATACTCAACAAAGACACCAATATATCT TGTGACCCCGCCCTGCTGCCTGAGCCCAACCATGTCATGCTAAATCACCTTTATGCTCTCTCAATAAAG GATGGAGTGATGGTGCTGAGTGCGACTCACAGATACAAGAAGAAATACGTCACCTCTCTGCTTTACAAGCCTATTTAA
- the LOC117778634 gene encoding calcium-binding mitochondrial carrier protein SCaMC-1-like, whose translation MTRPDAASTPNPTMYQLLRTSLLLNAQCWDADSKRSYQDLFDKLDTNNDGKVDVAELRAGLKAMGIFRQGAAQKIVSSGDRNQDGTLDFSEFTRYLKEHEKKLRLTFKSLDRNNDGKIDASEIQQSLAELGMDISRQDALKVLQSMDIDGTMMVDWNEWREHFLFYPGHNLEEIIRFWKHSSVLDIGDSLTIPDEFTEEEKSSGNWWKQLSAGAVAGAISRTGTAPLDRMKVFMQVHSSKSNTISLVGGFKQMIKEGGPSSLWRGNGINVLKIAPETAIKFTAYEQYKKLLSTEGQKIETHKRFMAGSMAGATAQTVIYPMEVLKTRLTLRKTGQFAGVFDCAKKILRKEGVKAFYKGYIPNLLGIIPYAGIDLAVYESLKNTWLSYHPKDSANPGILVLLGCGTISSTCGQLASYPLALIRTRMQAQASLDSSDQPAMSSLVKRIIAEEGFFGLYRGILPNFMKVIPAVSISYVVYEYMKTGLGISK comes from the exons ATGACTCGCCCGGACGCTGCTTCCACACCAAACCCCACAATGTATCAGCTGTTGCGGACGTCTTTACTACTGAACGCCCAGTGCTGGGATGCCGACAGTAAGCGGTCATACCAGGACCTGTTCGATAAGCTCGACACCAACAACGATGGGAAGGTGGACGTCGCGGAATTACGAGCGGGCCTCAAGGCGATGGGTATATTCCGCCAGGGTGCTGCACAG AAAATCGTCTCGTCCGGTGACCGAAACCAAGACGGGACTCTGGACTTCAGCGAGTTCACCAGATATCTGAAGGAGCACGAGAAGAAGCTGAGGCTCACGTTCAAGAGTTTGGACAGAAACAACGATG GGAAGATTGATGCCTCAGAGATCCAGCAGAGCCTCGCAGAGCTGGGCATGGACATCAGCAGACAGGATGCACTGAAAGTCTTACAGAG TATGGATATTGACGGCACCATGATGGTGGACTGGAATGAGTGGAGagagcacttcctgttttaccCTGGACACAATCTGGAAGAGATCATTCGCTTCTGGAAACACTCCTCG GTGCTGGACATAGGTGACAGTCTCACCATCCCTGATGAattcacagaggaagaaaagagctCAGGAAACTGGTGGAAGCAGCTTTCAGCTGGTGCTGTGGCGGGCGCCATCTCTCGCACCGGTACCGCCCCTTTGGACAGGATGAAAGTCTTCATGCAg GTTCACTCTTCTAAGAGCAACACGATAAGTCTGGTGGGAGGCTTCAAACAGATGATAAAAGAAGGAGGTCCGTCGTCACTGTGGAGGGGAAATGGAATCAATGTCTTAAAGATTGCACCCGAGACAGCAATCAAATTTACGGCATATGAGCAA tatAAGAAATTGTTATCAACAGAAGGCCAAAAGATTGAGACACACAAGAGGTTCATGGCCGGCTCTATGGCTGGGGCCACAGCACAGACAGTCATCTACCCAATGGAG GTATTGAAAACTCGACTGACGCTGAGAAAGACCGGCCAGTTTGCAGGAGTGTTTGATTGTGCCAAGAAGATCCTGAGGAAGGAGGGTGTCAAAGCTTTCTACAAGGGCTACATTCCAAACCTACTGGGCATCATTCCTTACGCCGGGATAGACCTCGCTGTTTATGAG AGTCTAAAGAACACTTGGTTGTCGTACCACCCCAAAGACTCGGCTAACCCTGGAATTCTTGTGTTGCTGGGCTGCGGGACCATCTCCAGCACCTGTGGCCAGCTGGCTAGCTACCCGCTCGCACTCATACGCACACGGATGCAGGCACAAG CGTCTCTGGACTCATCAGACCAGCCGGCCATGAGTTCCCTAGTAAAGAGGATCATAGCCGAAGAAGGCTTTTTCGGACTCTACCGGGGCATCCTGCCAAACTTCATGAAAGTAATTCCTGCTGTCAGCATTAGCTATGTGGTTTACGAATACATGAAGACTGGCTTAGGGATCTCCAAATGA